One genomic region from Nocardia vinacea encodes:
- a CDS encoding VOC family protein: MDILSSRVILRPADYQATLAFYRDGLGLAIAREYPGGTVFFAGQSLIEVAAHGGSGKSTIFEGALWLQVRDISDAAAELALKGIRIEREPVREPWGLIEMWVHDPDGVPIVLVEVPAEHPIRRDSRWSPD; encoded by the coding sequence ATGGACATCCTCAGCAGCCGGGTCATCCTGCGGCCCGCCGACTACCAGGCAACCCTCGCGTTCTACCGCGACGGACTCGGCTTGGCCATCGCGCGCGAGTATCCGGGCGGCACGGTTTTCTTCGCTGGACAGTCGCTGATCGAGGTGGCCGCACACGGCGGATCGGGCAAATCGACCATCTTCGAGGGCGCGCTCTGGCTGCAGGTTCGCGACATTTCGGACGCGGCGGCGGAGCTTGCGCTGAAGGGGATCCGCATCGAGCGCGAGCCGGTGCGCGAGCCGTGGGGACTGATCGAAATGTGGGTGCACGATCCGGACGGGGTTCCGATCGTCCTGGTCGAAGTTCCCGCCG